The Oculatellaceae cyanobacterium genomic sequence TCAATTAAGAGCGTATCTGTAGTCATTCCTAAACTTTGTTTAAAACTTATAGTTTTTTATAGGTGACAGCTTGCTTGTAGGGTGTAAGCATTCAGCTATCAGCTAAAGCGTATATAAAACTACGCTAGCACTCAAGAGCCGCTTTATTTTTAATTAATATAATTTTTTTCAAACTAGATTATATATTTTTTTATATAAAGTAAGCAAAGGAGCGATCGCCCCTTGTTCCACCACCTATAAGCTTACATCAGTAGGAATTTGCTTAATATGGGTTTCAATCTGTAACTTCATCTTTTCCTGTTGTACCTCTAAATGTTTAACGCGGAAAGCTACTCCAGCGATTTCAAAATAAGGCAAGTTCAGCAATTCCTGGCATTTCTGCATTAATGCAATACATAGATCTAGAGAAATACCTTCTCCTTGATAGCAGTTAAACCCCTCTAATAATAGTGGTTGATTGCTTGTTCCAGGTTTAACTACTCCAGTAAACCTAAATTTGCGGCTGTTATCTGTTTCTTGCAGTAAAATATCTCCGCTAAATGTTAGCTTACCATCGCCAGATAATTTTAACTCTAGAGGTTGTTGCAATTCTAAACTGACAGTTTTATCATCTACTTTTAATTTTAAAGGCGCTAGCTTGTTAGAAATATAATCTGAGTTGAGAGTCTGATTAATATCTGTTTCTGTAAGAACAACAGTGCCATTCGCATTAATTGGTTCTTGAAGTTCAGCTTTTCCAAAGATAGTGGTCAATAGATCAATAGCAACGTTACCTGTGTGCATTTCTATTTTTTGCACACGGATATCTTTTTCCATTACTAAACCCTGGGCTGTCATTGAAACTGAATCTGCTTTTCCTTGAGCCATATTCAGCAAATCAGTCTCAACAGTTATATCCAGTTTTTCTACGTCATCTACTTGATTAGAAAAGCCTATTTCTGCTACTTTACTAAGTGCTTGCGCCTCCAATCCTAGTTGATTTTTTTCCGTCATTATGTATTTTCCTACTTCCCTATACTTGCTTACTTTAAGCAGTTAATAGAAGAAGGTTATCTATTAAAGGAGCTAAGAAAATTTTAGCAAGAATCTATCTATGGATGGTGAAAATAATTAAATATAAAATGTAAAGATTCAATTTTTCATGCCGCCTCCGTTACACTACATTGCTACTATTTTAGGTTTTATTAAGTGGAGTTACTTGATTAAAGCTCACCATTTAAAACCATTTGAAAACTACTAGAAGGTGATAATGTTACACCACGGCGCACAGGTTTTGGTTGACGCCGATCAACAAGTGAAAGTTGATAACGAGAAACAATTGTAGCAAGTGCCAGCTTCATTTCAAATAAAGCAAATGCCATACCGATACAGCGACGGGTACTACCACCAAAAGGCAAATATTGGTAAGGAGAAAATTGTTTTTCTAGAAAACGCTCTGGTTTAAAAAGCTTTGGTTCTGGGTAAATATCTTCACGTTGATGTGTAAGATAAATACACCCCATAATTGCTGTTTCTGGCTCAAATTCATAATCCATGATTTTAAGAGGCAATTTAAGAATTCTGGGGAAAGTTAGTATCGCTACAGGATAAATACGCAGGGTTTCCTGGCAAACGGCATTGAGATATGGAAGTTTAGCTAATATGCTGGGATCTGAGCGATTTTCTTGCGGGATAGCAACGCTTTCGCCCAAACTACTAATTTCTGTTAATAGCTTGTCGTATACTTCTGGTAAAGAGTGAATCCAGTACAATGCCCATGTCAATGCTGAAGCTGTAGTTTCGTGACCAGCTAACAACAAAGTCAGCAACTCATCGCGCAACTCTTCGTCAGTCATGGGTTGACCTTGTTCATCTCTAGCAGACATCAACAAAGTCAAAATATCGTTACGAGATGAATCTGGTTGCGATCGCCTGTCTTGAAGTTCAGCGTAGATAAGTTGATCAATTTGCTGTTTTTGGCGCAAAAAGCGTCCCCAAGGACTCCAAGCGCCAAAATCCCGTTGTAGGGATTTAAAAAATAGCAACCCAGAACTCCAAGGAGAGCTAACCGAATCCAGCACAGAAGTCAATAATTCCTTCAGTTGCTCAAAACGCTCTCCCTGATTCACGCCAAATACAGCATTTAAAATTGTTAACAGAGAAATTTCTTGCATAGCAGCACGCACAAAGAACGGTTCGCCGATTATGCGCTTACTCATTACTTTGTCAGTGATGTCACAAATCAGGTTTCCATAAGCACGCATCCGTTCACCATGAAACGGGGGTGTCAACAGTTGGCGTTCACGCTGATGGCGATCGCCATCTAGCAAAATCATGGAATGTTCTCCGACCAAAGGCTTTAAGATTTGATTGGCTCTACCACTATCAAACTGTTTAGCATCAGCAGTCATAAGCTGCTGAATGCCCTGTGGGTTACTCAACATTACCAAAGGCGGTGAATCACCAAATCTAGCTGTAAAACAGTCACCATAAATTTTTTGCGTTGCATCTAGATAATCCAAAGGCGTAGCAATCCATTGAAGCAACTGTGCAAAAGGGTGAGTTTTTGGACTGGCGGGCAATTTCATCGCACTTTTCCCTTAAGAATTATTATTAATTAGCTTTACTTTAAAAATTATAGAACCTAAAATATCTTCCTCTCTGTCATGTGTTATCCTACTGCGAAGACGGAAACCATATTGGGGTGGAATTTGATATTTAATCAGGTTCACCTACTTATAAAAATCACAAAACACAATTTTTTTTATTTTTTTCAACAATATTTATAATGGATGATTACCTATAAATTAAATGTTTAAGTTATAGAGAATCAATACATCAAGCTGAAATCTGCCAAAGGGTGATGTATTAAATAGCGAGATTGCCGCAGGATTATCACAGAACAACCTCTAATTATATAAACGCGCGATCGCTCTTATGGATATTTATATTCTTGACTTGCTAGTCATTGGCTTATTATTGCTAATGGTAACATTGGGTTCAGGCTGGATTCAACGCTTACCCCTCTCCTACGCCATCATTTATTTGATTGTTGGTATTGTGCTGGGGCCTTATGGAGTTCATTTAATTCAAATACGTCCCAATGCAGAGATTTTAGAGCGACTTACAGAATTTGTTGTAATTGTCTCAGTATTTGGTTGTGGTTTAAAAATGAATCGCCCATTAAAATTTTGGGCTTGGAATACAACAGCAAGATTAATTGGATTTTTAATGCCAATTTCAATTTTGGCTATAGCTGTTGTTGCTAAATCATTTTTAGGTTTCGACTGGGGACAAGCAATTTTACTAGGAGCAATCCTTGCTCCAACCGATCCAGTTTTAGCTTCAGAAGTACAGCTATCTCATACAGATGATCGCGATGAGTTGCGCTTTGGTTTAACTTCAGAAGGAGGTTTAAATGATGCCTTAGCTTTCCCCTTTGTTTATTTTGGGATTCATTGGTTAAAAGATCCTAATTGGGAAAACTGGTTTAAACAATGGGTAGCAGTTGATTTAATTTGGGCAGTTTTCGCGGGTATTTTCATGGGAATCATAGTTGCTAAAACTGTGGTTTTTATTGACCAATGGCTGCAAAAATTCCGCAAAGCCGATGAGTTAATGGAAGATTTCGTGGCTCTCAGTACAATTTTACTAGCTTATTCAATCACAGAAGTTGTCAATGGTTATGGATTTATTGCAGTATTCGTAGCTGGAATTGTAGTAAGGCGCAGTTACCACGACCCTGAAAAGCGCAAATCTCAATTTGAATTTACTGAACAAATTGAAAAACTCTTAGAAGTAGCAACTATTTTAGTATTAGGTACTATCCTACAAGTTAAACCAATTGTTGCTCATTTAAATCAGGGACTATTAATTGCTGCCTTATTACTGTTTGTAGTTCGACCATTAGGAACATGGATAAGTACTATTGGCTCTCCTCTTATTCCAGCTAACCGTTTATTATTTGGATGGTTTGGTATTCGTGGCGTTGGTTCTTTATATTATCTTTGCTATGCCTTTGGAGAAGGCTTAAAAGACCAATTAGGTGAAACAATTGCTTGGATTACTTATATAACAGTCGTAATTTCTGTTATTTTGCACGGAGTTAGTGCAACGCCGTTAATGAACTGGTATGAAAAAAATATTGCTAGTCGCCGCCATGAATCGGTTGTCTCGGAAAAAATGGAGAAATATTAGATTTTGTATAATTAAGTATAAGAAGTAAATTCACTTTTGCCAAGCGCATAGATTGGGTTTACCCAAGAAACCCAACATTTCCATTAATAATATTGTTCCCGTGTGACCCCTAGTATAAGCGCCAACATTAAACCTTGATAAATAATTACACATCAAATCGCAAAACTTCAGACGTAAAACATCTAAATGCTACTTAATATCACAGCAACTAATTTCCGGCTATCTGCAATTGCGGTACTTGTTGGAACCTTGGCATTAACTAATTCAGCAGTAGCCATTCCCATTTCAATATTTGTCCCCCAACCTGCATCATTTTCTTGCTTAGAAAATACACAGCAGTAGTGCAATACGCTAAGAAAATTTAGCTTTTTGAGTGGCGTTTGAATTATCAAGCCCCTCTTTTACCCATTTAATACAGTCGTATTCTGATTGAAATATTTTAGGTGCAGCTACATTAGTTAAATCTTCAGACTTATAATGATCATAAAAATATTTACCTGCACATTCGTAAATAATAATTAAATTATTTTGATAAGTATATCTAGATTTGAAACTGTCTATCTCTTCTTTTACATCAGAATGCTTATTAAGATGCTCTTTAGCAATTTCAATAATGCCATCAATGCTACCGGAATAGATAGCAGCAGGGTTTTCTGCTTTATGAAATTGATCTTTATATCCTCGCTCGGAAAGTAGTTTATAAGAATAAATATTTTGGTCTAAAATTAAGCTATAAACAAAGGGTATAATTAAATGCCCTTGATAAGATAGAGATTTTTCGTATAATAAAATGCTCATATTTAACAGATTAGTAGTAATAATGATTGTATAACTTACTAATCAAAATAAATCATTCATCCTCTGCTGTCTCAGCTTTAAAGTAAAGGGCGGATTGATACAATACTTGTTCTTGATGCGTATATATTGTGCAATCCGAAAGTGGATAAGCGACACAGGTAACAATATAACCAGCTTCTATTTCTGTTGAACGTAAGAATTTTTGCTCACTTTGATCAACTTTACCACTTACCAGTTTAGCTACACAGGCAGAACATTCTCCTTGTTTACAGCCATTAGGTAAGCGAATACCAGCAATTTCAGCCATATCCATAATGTACTGATCATCTGGTACAGATATAGTACGATCAAGAGCGATCGCAGGATTAACTAGCCGAACTTGATATTCCATATAAACCCCCAAAAAGAATGTAGAGACGCGCCATAGCGTATCTCTACATTTATATTATTTGTTTAACTCCCCAGGCAAGATTCGAACTTGCGACCAATCGGTTAACAGCCGATCGCTCTACCACTGAGCTACTGAGGAATGTGTAGTAATTTCTTACCAACAGTTATACATCTTAGCAAGACAAAAAAGATTTTGCAACCCCTTTGAAAAACTTTTTTGCTGATGTGCGATCGCGCAAGCGCTGACTTGTCAGTTCGCGCAGCGACTCCTTTGGAGTATCGCTACCATAATTAAACCATCAGCCATACTATCAACTCTAAAGCTATGCTGGATCGTATCCCTTATGGTTAACTGCCATGTTGGCTCATCACCGCAGACCTGTTTGCCTTTCTATGGTGTCTACCGACCTGCCAATCTGGTCTACTCTTGAAACGGCGGCTACGCTGTACCAAAAGGATAGAGACAGATTTCATATACTTTTGACAGAACCAGCTATTCCTGACTGGGAATCGCCATCTCAAGAAGTAGAAGTTCACAAACCTCGACTTTTATGGCTGGAAATTTCCCCTTATCGGGTAATTATGACAATGCAAACCAGTGGCAAGTTGAGTTATCGCCACCTTTGGGAAACAGGCGTTTATGGAATTAGTCGTTATTGGTTGAACAGCGACTCATCTAGTATCAATGGCTCATTACGTTTACGGAATTATACTCGTAATTTAATTTTAGAAGGTCGCCCTTTGCCTGAGCATCTGCAAGTTGAGTATGAGTTATGGTCTGAAAAGCTGCAACTCGGTCGCTATATTCTCAATCTAGATATTCATCATTAATAGCTTTTAGCCGTCAGCCGCCAGCTTAGGCTACGCCACGGCGCAGAGCGCCTACAGCTTTTTTAAATTTAAAAGTTGAATGTAGTACGCACTACACCAATTACAATATCATCGTTGTTACGATTATGGTCGGGTGCAGTTAACCAAATTAACCCAGGTGTAATCACAATATTATCAGTGAGTTGGTATTGGTAAAACCCTTCTAGGTGCAGTGAGGTATCAAAGTCATTAATCCCCATGTTTCTAAGTTGGGAATCTGCCCCAGTAACTTTGGGTTCCATACCAATAACAACGCCACCAAGATTACCTTTTTTACCTAAATCAGGAAATGCTAGTGTTACTGCCCAGTTCCAGATGTTAGCATCTCCTACACCAATAACACGCGCTGCGGTATATCCAGCCCAACCACCTAATGCAAACCGAGGATTAATTTGCAAAGATGCCTCAACTCCATAAGAATTTGTAACTACTGGCAAGTTTAGCTGGTTAACTAAGTTGGCATTTTTGCTACCAGTTTCTAAGTCATTGTTGTAAGCATTGACATAAGTTAAGCCAATGCTTGATTGTTGACTTGGTTGAAAGAGTAACTGTGCTATTGCCCCATAAGAGCCTTTAAACAAACCACCGTCGGGTGGTTGGTTATTAGCAGCACTAGCTAAGTAGCCTACGCTAAGTTCTAGTTTGTCGCTCAATCTGTGTTGGATGCCGACACCAGAACCATTAACTAAATTATAAATAGGGGCGCGTGTTCCGAAACTAGATAATGCACCACTAGCACCATCGCCGTCGAAATAAGGGTTAACAGTATTGGTAAAATCATCTGCTCCAGTAGCATTACCAGCAAGTACAACTTGGGTGCGCTCTCCAATTGGGAAACTGTATAAAAGAGCGTCTATATAGGCTTGACTTTGAGTATCGCCACTAAAAGCTAATTCGCCTTCCGGGGTGAGGTTGGAGGTAAGGGAACTAAAACCTTCCATTTGAAGGCGTGTTGTGAGTAAATCTCGACCATTAAAACTAGATTGTAAATTCAAACGCGATCGCTGACCAAAAAGTGTCGTTTGGTTGCTGTTATTCCCTGCAATTACACTAGCGCCTGCAAAGATTACTTCTCCCTCTAGTTTTGTAGTTGTGGAGAATTGAGTCAGTTCTAAATCACCAATCCTAGCTGTGGCTGCATCAACCCTGCCACGTAACAGCGTTAGTTCTAATGCAAATTGCTCTGTTAAATTTTGTGCTGTTGCTAAATCTTCTCTGCTAATTCTGGTAGGGTTAGCTTTCAATAGTTGATTAATTCGTTCAAGAATAGTTTTTAAACCAGCAGCAAATTCATACCGAGTCATGCTGCGGTTGCCTTGGAAAGTGCCATCTGGATAACCAGATATTACACCATATTTTTCCACAAGCGATCGCACTGCTTCATAAGCCCAATCCCCTGGTTGAACGTCCTTGAGTTGAGAAACGTTCGTGACTTGACTCATCGCCTCGTCTGTATCAGTGTCGCTGCCAGATTCAGCAATTCTTTCTAAAAAGCTTGATTTTGCGCCTACTGGTTTGTTTATAGGTATTGTATGCGGTAGATTTTCTGGCAAGCTTGAGTTAACTGCATCCTGATTAAATGCAGCATTACTTGTATCAGCAATCTGATTTGTTGATACTGTTTCCAGTTCAACAAGAGTTTCCTGTGCAGTTGCACTACCACAGATTACTAGAGTCACTCCTAAAAAAAATAAGCTGACTCGCAG encodes the following:
- a CDS encoding iron uptake porin, encoding MSKIWSDSLRVSLFFLGVTLVICGSATAQETLVELETVSTNQIADTSNAAFNQDAVNSSLPENLPHTIPINKPVGAKSSFLERIAESGSDTDTDEAMSQVTNVSQLKDVQPGDWAYEAVRSLVEKYGVISGYPDGTFQGNRSMTRYEFAAGLKTILERINQLLKANPTRISREDLATAQNLTEQFALELTLLRGRVDAATARIGDLELTQFSTTTKLEGEVIFAGASVIAGNNSNQTTLFGQRSRLNLQSSFNGRDLLTTRLQMEGFSSLTSNLTPEGELAFSGDTQSQAYIDALLYSFPIGERTQVVLAGNATGADDFTNTVNPYFDGDGASGALSSFGTRAPIYNLVNGSGVGIQHRLSDKLELSVGYLASAANNQPPDGGLFKGSYGAIAQLLFQPSQQSSIGLTYVNAYNNDLETGSKNANLVNQLNLPVVTNSYGVEASLQINPRFALGGWAGYTAARVIGVGDANIWNWAVTLAFPDLGKKGNLGGVVIGMEPKVTGADSQLRNMGINDFDTSLHLEGFYQYQLTDNIVITPGLIWLTAPDHNRNNDDIVIGVVRTTFNF
- a CDS encoding DUF2993 domain-containing protein; amino-acid sequence: MTEKNQLGLEAQALSKVAEIGFSNQVDDVEKLDITVETDLLNMAQGKADSVSMTAQGLVMEKDIRVQKIEMHTGNVAIDLLTTIFGKAELQEPINANGTVVLTETDINQTLNSDYISNKLAPLKLKVDDKTVSLELQQPLELKLSGDGKLTFSGDILLQETDNSRKFRFTGVVKPGTSNQPLLLEGFNCYQGEGISLDLCIALMQKCQELLNLPYFEIAGVAFRVKHLEVQQEKMKLQIETHIKQIPTDVSL
- a CDS encoding sodium:proton antiporter: MDIYILDLLVIGLLLLMVTLGSGWIQRLPLSYAIIYLIVGIVLGPYGVHLIQIRPNAEILERLTEFVVIVSVFGCGLKMNRPLKFWAWNTTARLIGFLMPISILAIAVVAKSFLGFDWGQAILLGAILAPTDPVLASEVQLSHTDDRDELRFGLTSEGGLNDALAFPFVYFGIHWLKDPNWENWFKQWVAVDLIWAVFAGIFMGIIVAKTVVFIDQWLQKFRKADELMEDFVALSTILLAYSITEVVNGYGFIAVFVAGIVVRRSYHDPEKRKSQFEFTEQIEKLLEVATILVLGTILQVKPIVAHLNQGLLIAALLLFVVRPLGTWISTIGSPLIPANRLLFGWFGIRGVGSLYYLCYAFGEGLKDQLGETIAWITYITVVISVILHGVSATPLMNWYEKNIASRRHESVVSEKMEKY
- a CDS encoding cytochrome P450; protein product: MKLPASPKTHPFAQLLQWIATPLDYLDATQKIYGDCFTARFGDSPPLVMLSNPQGIQQLMTADAKQFDSGRANQILKPLVGEHSMILLDGDRHQRERQLLTPPFHGERMRAYGNLICDITDKVMSKRIIGEPFFVRAAMQEISLLTILNAVFGVNQGERFEQLKELLTSVLDSVSSPWSSGLLFFKSLQRDFGAWSPWGRFLRQKQQIDQLIYAELQDRRSQPDSSRNDILTLLMSARDEQGQPMTDEELRDELLTLLLAGHETTASALTWALYWIHSLPEVYDKLLTEISSLGESVAIPQENRSDPSILAKLPYLNAVCQETLRIYPVAILTFPRILKLPLKIMDYEFEPETAIMGCIYLTHQREDIYPEPKLFKPERFLEKQFSPYQYLPFGGSTRRCIGMAFALFEMKLALATIVSRYQLSLVDRRQPKPVRRGVTLSPSSSFQMVLNGEL
- a CDS encoding 2Fe-2S iron-sulfur cluster-binding protein; this translates as MEYQVRLVNPAIALDRTISVPDDQYIMDMAEIAGIRLPNGCKQGECSACVAKLVSGKVDQSEQKFLRSTEIEAGYIVTCVAYPLSDCTIYTHQEQVLYQSALYFKAETAEDE